Proteins encoded together in one Onychomys torridus chromosome 1, mOncTor1.1, whole genome shotgun sequence window:
- the LOC118579702 gene encoding olfactory receptor 51G2-like, translating into MVVMAHSNHSSTSFFLTGLPGLEALYVWLSIPLCIMYIASLAGNGLILWVVKSESSLHQPMYYFLSMLAVTDLGLSASTLPTMLTIYIMGVREVALDMCLAQLFFIHTFSIMESSVLLTMAFDRFVAISSPLRYGTILTNPRIASLGLAIVVRSVGLHIPAPIMLKKLPYCQKRQLSHSYCLHPDVMKLACTDTHINSAYGLFVVLSTLGVDSVLIVLSYGLILHTVLSIASKTERLKALNTCVSHICSVLLFYTPMIGLSMIHRFGKWASPCSRVLLSYLHFLPPPVLNPVVYTIKTKQIRLRILRIFRSGDTQGH; encoded by the coding sequence ATGGTTGTCATGGCCCACTCCAACCATTCCAGCACCTCCTTCTTTCTGACTGGCCTCCCAGGCCTTGAGGCTTTGTATGTCTGGCTCTCCATTCCTCTCTGCATCATGTACATTGCCTCTCTGGCAGGGAATGGCCTGATCCTGTGGGTTGTGAAGTCAGAGTCCTCCCTGCACCAGCCTATGTACTACTTTCTATCCATGCTAGCAGTGACAGACCTGGGTCTGTCTGCATCCACACTGCCCACCATGCTCACAATCTACATAATGGGTGTCAGGGAGGTGGCATTAGACATGTGCCTTGCCCAGCTTTTCTTCATCCATACTTTCTCGATCATGGAGTCCTCTGTGCTGCTGACCATGGCCTTTGATCGTTTTGTGGCCATCAGTAGTCCCCTGCGCTACGGCACCATCCTCACTAACCCTCGGATTGCCAGCTTGGGCCTGGCCATTGTGGTACGCAGTGTTGGTCTCCACATCCCTGCCCCCATCATGCTAAAGAAGCTCCCTTACTGCCAGAAACGCCAGCTTTCCCACTCTTACTGCCTGCATCCAGATGTTATGAAACTGGCCTGTACAGACACCCACATCAACAGTGCCTATGGCCTCTTTGTGGTTCTCTCCACCCTGGGTGTGGACTCTGTGCTCATTGTTCTCTCCTACGGGCTTATTCTCCATACGGTGCTTTCAATTGCCTCCAAGACCGAGCGCCTCAAAGCCCTCAACACCTGTGTATCTCACATCTGTTCTGTACTGCTGTTCTACACACCTATGATTGGCCTGTCCATGATCCACAGATTTGGCAAGTGGGCTTCCCCATGCAGCCGTGTGTTGCTCTCTTATCTTCACTTTCTCCCGCCTCCAGTGCTCAACCCGGTTGTATACACCATAAAGACTAAGCAGATCCGGCTGAGGATTCTGCGCATCTTCCGGTCTGGTGATACCCAGGGTCACTAA